Proteins encoded together in one Plasmodium cynomolgi strain B DNA, chromosome 9, whole genome shotgun sequence window:
- a CDS encoding hypothetical protein (putative), translating into MLQRWALRTGKRVFHAKCWVGGKKHFCCVFKRHFGNSSMGGEAMRQPDEEAKGTAKPTCSRLSNPPHSEEIIQHIQNEYGICPSSIDENIQRNEEYDLFKLSKRWSAFFKCEKDLYDVINKYIKTNKMDYHLHAYLKGTPIGEGQGGENVKGRIPQMEEQLRNILTYIMSLFYKQIQDFNTVSLLSERIIHLLNGGYSQSDANGDGRPKNEDSLYLDKATILTTLEVYSYVNAMNDELFDRLFSLLNKCYVESAPPGSPLIISDEEVLLTLRSLYIQKFKNHVIVDTIIRSLRDTPHLSPHLSVHSFLYLTLLSRIDNDSLCRVNSSLFYVPQMGQLGQEDSSVATEKKTINPNEKEEPIKTENPTWENQIEQIKFRAPLSATDCIKLLYGYFILGENHINWFVIHKLLLRLHEELKDEEKILFFEKENKKKVLQMVAIVRTYLRYKKRSLYDNLPKGLKRVLKKLQSLHADEENPRRKDRKFVQKVSWHLIKLRIPHVKNAYKGGILLDILEKNKKLVWLCFSYHQYYVRTIDLTAETLLQMDLLKGMNYRIAKVHYYQFSRMKARRTRFEYIRMCRYYTLRDRRNYDDEFEGWNLPYINWYHKKNKNVHVSNYFYGYTPVSHMQY; encoded by the coding sequence ATGTTGCAGCGGTGGGCACTGCGGACCGGCAAGCGTGTGTTCCACGCGAAGTGCTGGGTGGGTGGAAAGAAGCACTTCTGCTGCGTTTTTAAAAGACATTTCGGTAACAGTTCGATGGGTGGAGAAGCGATGAGGCAGCCGGACGAAGAAGCCAAGGGGACGGCAAAGCCAACATGCAGCAGACTCAGTAATCCCCCCCACAGTGAAGAAATCATCCAGCATATCCAAAACGAATACGGAATTTGCCCCAGTTCTATAGATGAGAATATccaaagaaatgaagaatacGATTTATTCAAGTTAAGCAAAAGGTGGAGTGCCTTTTTCAAATGTGAAAAGGATTTATACGACgtgataaataaatacataaagacaaataaaatggatTACCATTTACATGCGTACTTAAAGGGTACTCCGATTGGAGAGGGacagggaggggaaaatgtgaagggtAGGATACCTCAAATGGAAGAACAACTGAGGAACATCTTAACCTACAttatgtcccttttttacaaacaaattCAAGACTTCAACACTGTGTCTCTCTTAAGTGAGCGTATTATACATTTACTAAACGGGGGGTACTCCCAAAGTGATGCTAATGGAGATGGCCGACCCAAGAATGAGGACAGTCTCTACCTGGACAAGGCCACCATTTTAACCACACTTGAAGTGTACAGTTATGTGAATGCCATGAACGATGAATTATTTGATCGACTTTTTTCTCTACTGAACAAATGTTACGTGGAGTCAGCGCCACCGGGAAGTCCCCTCATAATCAGCGATGAGGAAGTCCTTCTCACGCTGAGAAGCCTTTATATCCAGAAGTTTAAAAATCATGTCATTGTGGATACCATCATAAGATCACTTAGGGACACCCCCCATTTGAGTCCACACCTTTCGGTGCATTCGTTCCTTTACCTCACGTTGTTATCAAGGATAGATAATGATTCCCTTTGTAGGGTAAACTCTTCACTGTTTTATGTCCCTCAGATGGGACAACTTGGTCAGGAAGACTCCAGTGTAGCCACTGAAAAAAAGACGATTAATCCAAACGAGAAGGAAGAACCCATAAAAACTGAGAACCCTACATGGGAAAATCAAATTGAGCAAATAAAATTCAGAGCCCCTTTATCAGCAACAGATTGTATAAAGCTACTCTACGGTTACTTCATCCTGGGGGAAAATCACATTAACTGGTTCGTTATCCACAAACTCCTTCTACGATTGCATGAGGAATTGAaagatgaggaaaaaatccttttcttcgagaaggagaacaaaaaaaaggtactcCAAATGGTAGCCATTGTGAGAACCTATTTaaggtacaaaaaaagaagcctCTATGATAATTTGCCCAAGGGTCTCAAAAGGGTATTAAAGAAGTTGCAAAGTCTGCATGCAGATGAAGAAAACCCAAGAAGGAAGGACAGGAAATTTGTGCAGAAGGTATCATGGCATTTAATAAAACTTCGCATTCCGCATGTCAAGAATGCATATAAAGGTGGGATCCTATTGGACATTTTggagaagaataaaaagctGGTGTGGCTGTGCTTCTCGTATCACCAGTATTACGTTAGGACGATTGACTTAACGGCAGAGACCTTACTACAGATGGATTTACTAAAAGGCATGAATTATAGGATTGCCAAAGTGCACTACTATCAGTTTTCCCGCATGAAGGCAAGGCGAACTCGATTCGAGTACATACGGATGTGTCGCTACTACACGCTGCGCGACCGACGCAACTACGACGATGAGTTCGAGGGGTGGAACTTGCCCTACATCAACTGGTACcacaagaagaacaaaaacgtACACGTGTCCAACTACTTCTACGGCTACACCCCCGTCTCGCATATGCAATAC
- a CDS encoding hypothetical protein (putative), which yields MNKSKFVKNGISSEREKLTSTKEGDDDEKSDDSDKQIVVVNRTIKSKIFLDSSKSEKGDRNCTSYARNAKGPVSKVAKKKNASPCGDAPLAQIIKRDNNNNKKKSNSNDNNQNNNNNKRGLQGDHSTATPKHQKFVHKSEQKKHIGGPPYGKRECADHGFFNELINSTCVNNAEAINDKLCGDLSVGASNEATHERDLYDWNKKKVGKIGKDIHLDKEYEEADLDYLPPYHERKYPLEEPSSHSAQNNKVGYPWEDNPPLRGANPSVHFALVGEEGEAEGEREEREKGEEGEAEDAEGAFTCHSNDEATSPVIKYDQFELYEIDREIEKITEEENNIQEKLIYLANQELDIVIKMKQMRAARLLSQTDGQPVEWDRGSHNADKG from the exons ATGAATAAATCAAAGTTTGTCAAAAATGGGATTTCAAGCGAACGGGAAAAGTTAACTTCCACGAAGGAAGGAGACGATGACGAGAAGAGTGACGACTCGGATAAACAAATTGTCGTCGTCAACAGGACAATTAaatcgaaaatatttttagatTCAAGCAAGTCGGAAAAGGGAGACAGAAACTGCACCAGCTATGCGCGCAATGCCAAGGGTCCTGTTagcaaagtggcaaaaaaaaaaaatgcaagccCATGTGGCGATGCCCCACTAGCTCAAATCATAAAAAgggataataataataataagaaGAAGAGCAACAGCAATGATAATAATCagaacaataataataataaaaggg GCTTGCAGGGCGACCATTCCACGGCTACACCTAAGCATCAGAAATTTGTGCACAAGtcggagcaaaaaaaacacataggAGGACCCCCCTATGGAAAGAGGGAGTGTGCGGATCATGGCTTCTTCAACGAACTCATCAATAGCACCTGCGTAAATAACGCGGAAGCCATTAATGATAAGCTGTGTGGTGATCTTAGTGTGGGTGCCTCAAATGAAGCAACGCACGAAAGGGACCTGTATGATtggaataagaaaaaagtcGGTAAAATCGGGAAAGATATCCATTTGGACAAAGAGTATGAGGAAGCTGACTTGGATTATCTTCCTCCTTACCATGAAAGGAAGTATCCTTTGGAGGAACCATCAAGCCATTCCGCTCAAAACAATAAAGTGGGATATCCCTGGGAAGACAATCCCCCTCTTCGAGGAGCAAACCCAAGTGTCCATTTCGCACTGGTgggtgaagaaggagaagcagaaggagaaagagaagaaagagaaaaaggggaggaaggagaagcagaagacgCAGAAGGCGCTTTTACGTGCCATTCGAATGACGAAGCCACCTCGCCTGTTATCAAATATGACCAATTTGAGCTGTACGAAATAGACAGGGAGATCGAAAAAATcacagaggaagaaaataacatACAAGAAAAGCTAATTTATTTGGCTAACCAAGAACTCGACATTGTTATCAAGATGAAGCAGATGCGGGCCGCCAGGCTGCTCAGTCAGACGGACGGACAACCAGTCGAATGGGATAGGGGCAGTCACAATGCGGATAAGGGATAG
- a CDS encoding hypothetical protein (putative) — MNDCEDNESKPSSELQRNVHNALVVFGLVAEMILVDNHLLESVSINDIYKKRSDYVTPVENSPEGKVRKPLLKEGKPFLKEAQLEKQAHRPNHTKGGETNAADEPHQLAEQIKLKFSQIFLSPLRKKTKQPYNDKLSSIKYAIAGCTYMHGKIWGKNVSLRNVLNAIDFNLFLLNNGFYTVKCGTSKKDAEQLSDSINQFEPTSKENIYYEKEQSLKMEKVSLRALSFNLTSSMSKYALLYELMFITRSPYIVNKFLISVFNDVICIPDLESRFDDPAIIISCMLFVNHFLYHINRHDQLSSPHLGLIKEKYLSQVEKIVNIFLLLNKANPKSDMKDVIFLTKEIVHMYSVTY; from the exons ATGAACGACTGCGAAGATAACGAATCGAAGCCCTCCAGCGAGCTACAAAGAAACGTGCACAACGCCCTAGTTGTGTTCGGACTAGTCGCAGAAATGATCCTCGTGGACAATCACCTCCTGGAGTCGGTCAGCATAAATGACATCTACAAAA AGCGCAGCGATTACGTCACCCCGGTGGAGAATTCGCCCGAGGGGAAGGTCCGAAAGCCTTTGCTAAAGGAAGGAAAGCCCTTTTTAAAGGAAGCACAGCTGGAGAAGCAGGCACACAGGCCAAACCACACCAAAGGTGGGGAAACCAACGCAGCAGATGAACCACACCAACTGGCCGAACAgatcaaattaaaattttcgcaAATATTTCTAAGTCCACTTAGGAAGAAGACAAAACAACCCTACAACGACAAACTGAGTAGCATTAAATATGCCATAGCAGGGTGCACATACATGCATGGGAAGATATGGGGCAAAAATGTGTCCCTAAGAAATGTGTTGAACGCAATTGATTTTAACCTCTTTTTGTTAAACAACGGGTTCTACACAGTTAAATGTGGCACATCTAAAAAAGATGCAGAACAGTTGTCTGATAGTATCAACCAATTTGAACCCACTAGTAAGGAAAACATCTATTATGAGAAAGAACAAAGTCTGAAGATGGAAAAAGTGAGTCTACGCGCCTTATCCTTTAACCTCACCAGCAGCATGTCAAAATATGCCCTACTCTACGAATTGATGTTTATTACTAGATCACCCTACATTGTGAATAAATTCCTTATTTCCGTTTTTAATGACGTTATTTGCATTCCAGACCTAGAGAGCAGATTTGATGACCCAGCCATTATCATTTCGTGCATGTTATTTGTTAATCATTTTCTATACCACATCAATCGGCACGATCAGTTGAGCTCCCCTCATTTGGGactaataaaagaaaaatacctttctcaagtggaaaaaattgtgaatataTTTCTCCTCCTGAACAAAGCGAACCCAAAATCGGACATGAAggatgttatttttcttacgAAGGAGATTGTGCACATGTATTCTGTGACGTATTGA